TGTTCAGTGGAGCAGGATATTTTGGGAGGGTAGGCTCCTGCTGAAGCTGTCCTAGAAAAACAGCAACTGTCACACCATGTGTTTTGGCCTGGCCTCTAATACACTTGTTCTTCAGAAGTGTTTTAAGATTACTGTTATATCTGTTCTGGTATTCACCGATATAACATATCAGCTATATAACAGGGTGCAGAGATACAGGAAAGACAACAGAAACTGTCAAAACTAAAATGACTTTACTGAACATATTCCTATTTAAGTGTCTTCTAATTTTCTACAGCTGCACCTATTTAATACTCagccttataaaaaaaaaaagcaattacaTGTAATTACAGTTCCCTAAACCCTGAAACACATTCTCCATTTAATCTTCCACATCTtggttattacatttattataacaTTTCCTCTAGGGGTTATGGATTACAGCTGATGGAAGTAAGGTGAACCACTTCATTAACAAGGTCACCAGCTTCTTGTCCATATTTCTTTGACTGTTGCTTGGCTCTTTTGACCTCTTTCAAGTCCTCATTCAGATTGCTTTCAACTCGTCGCTGGTCAAGAAAGTTTGGAGTGGCTTTCTTGACCTGCCGCATGAAGTCTTCCTCAGACTGCAGCACCCATTTGATCATCTCCTGGAGCTTGGTGCTTGTTGCTGTGATAGCCTTGGCTGTCAGACACAGGGTCTTCACCCATTCCTGAGCCTTCTGCAGTTTTTCAGGCACTATGTCTGATGACAACACTAAGGAGAATTCATAACCCTTCATTTCCAGGTTCGGTCTGAGAGTGCCTAAGAAAAGTACCAAGCCAAAGTGTCATTTTTTCATACAATAAGGTAGTATTGtaagtaagtcaccttggctatattttactttaataataatcacaggTGATAACAGCTGTATTGTAACAGAGACTATAAGAATGTTCCAACTTCTGTTTATTCATACAGATTGCTGCGTAATTGTTTGGAACATAAGCGTACAGGAGAGAGACAACCATCCAGAGATGTAATAAGCATTGATATTCCCACCTCTGCCTGATACTCACTGTGCTCATCTCTCATTTTCATCAAGCACTCAGAAAGACCATCTCCATGGGAACAGTGATAGCTGTCTTTCAAGCTTCTTAAACATTCTGTCATGGTTTTGTAGTTTTCCTGCTGCTGGTTAAACATTTCTGCAATGTCTGTAAAGTAATTATCAATCACTGGGACTCCAACACACTTAGGTGTCATTCTGTTATCCTTCTCATCTGGGTCTGCAACACAAAACATGCTGAACATTCAAAGTGTATATGATGAAACAACATTAAGGGGGGGAGAAGGCATAATATGCTGCACATTCTCATTATGGAGGAACATGTGTGTTAACAAGTAGCATTGTATGGGTTTGCATACAGAGTGACAAATTGCActgtgattctgggataggttccgaCCTGATTAACGAGAGCAGGAGAGTCTCCATATACATGTAACTGCCTTGATGCAGCACAttagatgtaatttttcagCATGATCTGACATTGTTATACCATCtgatatttaaaattacaatttaagACTCAACATCAGAAATATAATCCATCTGGGATAAAAATCTGTACAATTTATCAAACACTTCCAAGTATGTAAATTAGTTATGCAGAATCTCACATGTGAAATCCTCAGGAAATGGGGCTACTCGAGGGACTCGTTTCGCTGACTGTGGCAAAAGCAGAGGCTCTCTCTGAAACACACAACAACCAAAGATTGCACTTTATACCAATACATCTACCATCATCTTTGAGTGCAAAGTGATTCTAGGTGAACACTGGACAGAATCCATCTTTGATGGGAGTGAACGAGATACACCCATTATTGATGTTCCCAACCGATTAACATCAGTAAAACTGGTCCAAACTACAGGGTCTGATCATGTCTGATGtttgagtgttggtgatcaataacagaAGTTTATGATATTGATTTTGTCAAGCTGAATTTGAGTAGACCGTTTatccgcggggggggggggggtatacggtgggttggaccaggtcctgctctctgcagggtctggggttcgagtcccacttggggtgccctgcgacgggctggtgtcccgtcctgagtgtgcccccctcccacctATCGCCCTATATTagcaggttaggctccggttccccgcaaccccatatggggcaactGGTTTCAGATGACATGTAGGAGTTTATCCTCAGTcattttgtttctgtagtttttattaaatttcttcatttctccCAAGCAAAtacatctcagggaaaatacaatttgtgtattacattaggagaaagagacatggctgcagacatgtgattaagtaaacctactttGTTACATTGCACTTGAAGCACCAATGTTCAGCgattgagtaggtgcataaaacacaggatagctGAAGCCTGATAAAcctttgtacaattttttttttttttttttaaaggtacacaaatatttacatataatacaggagtagcagctctgtaaaggcttatctTCTCTTATTAGCCTTTTTGATTGCAACTTAGaaataaaagtgactttggggttaaaaacaaaaggaattaaACAGATTTCCCAGTTGTGTtcgttaataaaaaaaaaagtgtcaaaatatGAAACtaacataaatgtgtttttcactaTCAAGCTTCACGTCTGAAatttggccagcaggtggtgcagaaATTAAATCTGTCAAATTTCTTGTGTGTCTTTCCACACTGCAGAGCCATgtaacgcacacacacgcacctgaagtacatgactttggactgtgggaagaaaccggagcagcAGGAAAAACCCAAGAGATacagaggacatgcaaactgcacaccgATATAGTAATGATAAGTGTGTCAAGTATTCACTCAACGCTGACATCAATTCAATGGGCAGTTCAGTCAGTTActttttagaaattattttaacaaaaactttGTTCTTAAAAACTGACACAAACCATTACGTTGGGACGAACTGGGGCCAATGTTTTACTACAAATCTTTCTGCACCACAGAGTGGGATGAAATCAAGAAAATACAGGCGAATCGgtcaaatgaaacatttaacccaccccaccccactctcCTGAAATGAACACTGACCGGTGCAACTTCATAAAGAAAAAGGGGCGATATCGTTTGAGAAAAATTCCGCCACATGAACCCTGCCCAAAATAATACCTGCATTTTATTACGTCTTACACTCGGAAATCGAAACACTGAATATACAACTTCCGACTCTCTACGAACTTTAAATGGAACTATATACCCTCAGCAACAAGAAGTTCTTAGACAACCAGCAGCAGGACTAGAGAAGCGCGCAACTTTTCGCCGAACTGTGATTTATTACGAGCGCGGGAGACGCACCTCACCGGCCTCCGAAGAGCTGCCGACCTgagaacaacagcaacacaacaGAGCCGTCATGTTCGTCCCGCTCTCTCCGTGTGCGTCGAAACACTGCGCTTTTACAACCCTCACTCGGTGACGTCGCAGTCATGGGATCGCTGTGCGGGACAGTGTCCTCGGTCACCTCGCAGGCGCTTCAGACTCGTCgcacctgctgctgtttctatCCGCACAGGACAGGTGGTGCGAGCCCGTGCGTGCAAAAATTATGCACGacttttcaaagtgtttttttgttatcCTACtcgatgtatttttaaaaaaaaaaaaaaaaaaaaaaaaaacctattaatttagctgacgcccaACGCAACTTACACGTTACAGCTAAGTTAGTTATTCACATTATCTACCCATGATTATACAAGCGAGTCTTTCTACATTGGATGGACTCCATCacggagcaattttagagtaagcgCCTTGCTTAGGAGTACCGAAGCCAAAGGTggtattcgaacctgcaacctttttttCAAAAGGCATTagcaccaaccactacactaccagtgaTCCGGCACTCCTATCATGTAATCATAATGGCAAATCTCCATCTGAATATCAGTTATAACTAGGAGAAGTGGTATCGTAGgggttagcactactgcctttggctctaaaggtcgcaggttcgatcccacctccagctgtagtacccttgagtgaagtacttTAAAATTGCTCTCGTGAAAATTatcccgctgtataaatgggtaagtaattgtaaccttaccactacaagtcgctttggagaaaagagtatCTTTTGTCCTCACGATGGCACTTAACACTGCACTCAACAGCGCGTCAGTTGCTCGGCCGTAGGTTCGAATCCGCccccttgtctgcgtgggtttcttcccacatgaTTGCGAAGACATTCAGTTTAGGTGGCGCCAAATTGCCCTCGTGCGTTACATCGCGTAGCGGCTATGTAGGTGTACGAATAAGGAGTTTAGTTCCATCATGTATTAGCGCAAAGTCAGCGTGGACCAAGGTGTAAGCTCAACGCTAAGTAGTAATCCGTGTAAAAACTACCAAACGAATAGTAATACTGACCTTAATGAACACATCAACCTGCATATGAAACGTGCGTTAAAACTGACCGTTGCCCGAGCGCGCTCATAATTTCACGCGTGCGCAGTAGGTGTCGGaacagatctgtgtgtgtgcagtgacgCAACAACGACGTCCATGGCAAATGGGGGAGATTAGAAGGCCACGCGCTAAATAGGTAAGAATTCGCCCTCAGGATGTGGACAAACTGGTCTGTGCACGAGGTTACGCCTTTATATCTGTAGCAAGATCTACAGCACGCAAAGCGATGCTCTTCTTATACATGAAGTGCGCAGAAGTAAAGAACAGATTCCTTCCCCATGATTCCATATCTCACAGTTCCTTCCGCCCACGGTAGGTGGCGGAGTGGATCTAGGCACGAGGCGCACAGTGTATATCTATCCGGCACGCAGTGATCCCTGGGACGGAGGGAACAAGCTGCCCGAACAAAGCGGCTCCAAGTGCGAAAATAACACGACGCAACGCAACGCAACGCACACGACACCCACCCGGTTTCCACACAGCAGGCAAGCCTGCCCCCTCAGAGGTCGCATTTTCTGCACAGGCGCGCCGGGCAGTCTGGAGGGGAATCGCCGCGGCTGCGGAAGGAAGCAGATGCAGCGATCGGCCAGTTAGTTAGCTGCAGCCCGAGGAGGAAGGGAGACAGGCTTGGTCACTGCGCGACGAGCCTCTGCTCCTGCGAGCCACTTCTCCAAGCGCAAACCTCGCAAAGCCAAAGCCTTTGTCTCGACGAGTGAGGGCGGACGTCATGGCTTCTGCGGCTGCGGACAAGGGGGCGTCGAGCTCCAAGAAGAAGTGCGAGAAGAAATTCGCCGCCAAAGAGGAATACCGGCTGCTCTCCAGCATCATGGGTGTCATGAACAACCTGCGGAAACAGGTGAGCGCGTTCGTTTGCGCGGCTCTGCTTTAAAGTCGTTCGGCGCGGCCGTACGCGTGCGTAACAGGAGCCCGTCTCGCGCAGAGAACCCTCTGTGACGTCATCCTCGTGGTCCAGGGGAAGCACATTCCGGCCCACAGGGTGGTCCTGGCCGCAGCCAGTCACTTCTTCAACCTGATGTTCACCAGTAAGTCCCATGTCCGTCAGTCAGTGTGTACACGCACAGTTGTTGTCCAGATGTGCGTTTTCCACACGTGTGGCACAGCTGACATCACAGTGGCTCAGTGCTCTGGTTCTGGAATGGGGTTGTTTGTGTAGAACACCCTTCAGAGCCCATTTTAAATTTCAGCCATGATCTGTTTGTGTTATTGAATCaatcaaattaattaatcaatcagtcaatcatgaggaacctcttgtccagtgcaggatcatGGTGGACCAGGGCCTATTCCAGATGTAAAGGGTATAAGGGAGGGTGTAGCCTGGATAGGACGGCACTTCATCACAGCGCAGTCACTCAGCACACAATTTAAGTGAAATTTAGAGACCAGTCCACTTGAAGCACATGTCCTTGGATGAGGGGAAGAACctggagcacctgcaggaaacctgCACTAaagtggggagaacatgtaaactccacccagactgaacCAGATTGAAACCTGCAGTCCAGGAGCCGTGAGACACGAGCCTTACTTGCCATGCTGCCCTTGTTGATACATGTGTATTTTGTATGCGCTTTCAGTCAGACAGTTGTTACTGTATGAATTACAAGCTGCGAAAGAAATGAAACTTCTATGCAGTTGTTAAAgttcttgttttatttcctgCTGTTCAATAAGCCAATATGCTGGAGTCCAAATCCCGGGAAGTGGAGCTGAAGAATGCTGAACCGGAAATCATCGAGTTACTTGTTGAATTCGTCTACACTGCGCGGTAAGTCCACGCGCTGCCATGAGTATAAATGATGAACTTTCACCACGGGGCATGTTGCCTCTTACCGGAAGAATACACTTGTGATACTAGAAAAAAACAGTGTGTGCTTTGAGcactgttagttgctttggataaaagtgtcaaataCTAAATGAGTAATGTAAATCTGTACCAGGATTACAGTTGTCTGTAAATTCTACGGAGCATTTCTAACATTTGCGTTCGTCCTCGTAACTTTTAGCAATTCTTTCTACTTGTAAATTACTCATTTCATGTAATGTCCAAGTCTGTCCAGTTTCACCACTGTGGATACTCAGCCGTTCTTTAGATTTCTTACACAGACTGatgttttctccccccccctctgAAATGTTTGCTTCTCAGAATCTCTGTCAACAGCAACAATGTCCAGTCCTTATTAGATGCTGCTAATCAGTATCAGATTGaaccagtgaagaaaatgtgtgtggattTCCTTAAGGAGCAGGTGGATGCATCAAACTGTCTGGGTAAGGTCTGATACAGTAAGCGAACCCGAGAGCAGTCAGAGCTGTCAAACTCAGCCCTGGACAATATGCAATATGTATACTGGAGTCCATTTCAACCCGTCTTACCTGCCACTAACTGATCCAGTTAGTTTTCTGATCAGCTGTTGATTCATTTTTGTGTGTCCCtcctgaaaaaatgaaatgggaCCCTtccaaacacaaggaaatagCTGCAATACTCATTTATAAAGTCAAAATGTCAAAAGTGTGTTGTAATTAGGCAGCTAAGAGAGGACACTAGAGAGATTTGAATGTTCAGTCTTATGGGGattgagtttgacacccctCTCCTATTAAAACAaagcgtgcgcgcacacacacaggttgaaaccgcttgtcccaagtgggcttgcagcaaaccgaagcctaacacagggcgcaaggctggagggggaggggacacacccaggatgagatgccagtccatcgcaaggcacccctagcaggactcgaaccccagacctgccagagagcgggacccggtcaaaaaaaagagagagccTCGAAAGAAAGCCTAGTTTGAAAAgtcccacctttttttttttaaatgaagagcAACTGAGCACTGGCACAGTTTCTAGAGAGCTGTACTTGTGCACACCCTGTGCTTGTAATGCTGTTCAGTAGCTGCgaatatgccttttttttttttttttttttttttttttttttttctttttctttttcggGTGGTCTCATGGCAGCGCgtctttgcatgttctcacagGCATCAGTGTTCTGGCAGAGTGTTTGGACTGCCCTGAGCTGAAAGCCACGGCCGACGATTTCATTCACCAGCACTTCACTGAAGTCTACAAAATGGACGAGTTCCTGCAGCTGGATGTTAAGAGAGTGACTCACCTCCTGCACCAGGACACGTTAACCGTCCGAGCTGAGGACCAGGTAGCTTCTCTAACCAATGAGCGTCAGAAAAAATGATGTAAAAGGACATCTTTACAGCAAGTCTGCATTATTTTCTCACACCGGTCATTAAAAACCAAGGTAGTGttgcatttctttaaattttgtgattattatttttcccccccttctgtTTTTCACCCTAATTGTGCAGATATACGATGCTGCGATCAGGTGGCTTAAGTACGACGAGCCAAACAGGCAGCAGTACATTGTGGACATACTGGCCAAAGTTCGATTCCCTCTTGTGTCCAAGAACTTCCTGAGCAAAACTGTCCAGGCAGAGCCCCTGATCCAGGACAACCCAGAGTGCCTGAAGATGGTCATTAGTATGTTTTGCTGTAAATTCACAAATATTCAATTTCACCAATAATTTTACATTCAATTAACATATCATCTGATATCAGCTCATTCAACATCATTTCGCTGATTGTGAAAGTTACAGGTGAACGGTCAGACGAGGCCTGTGATTATAGTAGACCTTGTTACCTGATATTCTGTGAACTAAAATcatgaaatttgttttgttgtgaCAGTATTGATTGACTCTGGTTGTGAAATGATGGTTTGGAAAATGGTTTTACCTTGTGACCTAACCTCAGCTGTATTGATCTGTGTTATCTGGTTCCCCTGGCTCTCAGGTGGGATGCGCTACCATCTGTTGTCTCCTGAAGACCGTGAAGAATTAGGGGAGAGCAGTCGACCGCGACGCAAAAAACACGACTATCGCATTGCGCTCTTCGGTGGATCGCAGCCACAGTCGTGCCGCTACTTCAACCCCAAAGTAcagtgtgtgacttttttccagggaggggggaaaaaaaaactggttacgGCCTAAACGGACCAAGAGCAACACTAGCAAATTAAGAATCTGGGCTGTCTTTTTCAAAGATGTTGTGTAACtgattgtttgtatgtttggcAGTTCTTTGTCTGTTGATCAGTCATTACATGCAGCTAGATTGATCTATAGCTTTGCGCTTTCAGTCTAGCTGCTCAGATTCCAAGTGATGTGTTCCGTGTGTGGTTTTAGGATTACAGCTGGACAGACATTCGGTGCCCctttgagaaaagaagagaTGCGGCATCTGTTTTTTGGGACAATGTGGTGTACATTCTGGGGGGGTCACAGCTATTCCCCATCAAGAGAATGGACTGTTACAATGTGGTAAAGGACTGCTGGTACTCCAAACTGGGACCGCCAAACCCGCGGGACAGCCTAGCCGCCTGCGCTTCCAAGGGGAAGATCTACACCTCCGGTGGCTCTGAAGTGGGTAAGCTCCACAAATTTTACCTGTTCAGGAAATAA
This genomic interval from Scleropages formosus chromosome 23, fSclFor1.1, whole genome shotgun sequence contains the following:
- the LOC108933427 gene encoding uncharacterized protein LOC108933427 isoform X1, whose amino-acid sequence is MTALLCCCCSQVGSSSEAGEREPLLLPQSAKRVPRVAPFPEDFTYPDEKDNRMTPKCVGVPVIDNYFTDIAEMFNQQQENYKTMTECLRSLKDSYHCSHGDGLSECLMKMRDEHSTLRPNLEMKGYEFSLVLSSDIVPEKLQKAQEWVKTLCLTAKAITATSTKLQEMIKWVLQSEEDFMRQVKKATPNFLDQRRVESNLNEDLKEVKRAKQQSKKYGQEAGDLVNEVVHLTSISCNP
- the LOC108933427 gene encoding uncharacterized protein LOC108933427 isoform X2 is translated as MRPLRGQACLLCGNRREPLLLPQSAKRVPRVAPFPEDFTYPDEKDNRMTPKCVGVPVIDNYFTDIAEMFNQQQENYKTMTECLRSLKDSYHCSHGDGLSECLMKMRDEHSTLRPNLEMKGYEFSLVLSSDIVPEKLQKAQEWVKTLCLTAKAITATSTKLQEMIKWVLQSEEDFMRQVKKATPNFLDQRRVESNLNEDLKEVKRAKQQSKKYGQEAGDLVNEVVHLTSISCNP
- the LOC108933427 gene encoding uncharacterized protein LOC108933427 isoform X3 → MQVDVFIKREPLLLPQSAKRVPRVAPFPEDFTYPDEKDNRMTPKCVGVPVIDNYFTDIAEMFNQQQENYKTMTECLRSLKDSYHCSHGDGLSECLMKMRDEHSTLRPNLEMKGYEFSLVLSSDIVPEKLQKAQEWVKTLCLTAKAITATSTKLQEMIKWVLQSEEDFMRQVKKATPNFLDQRRVESNLNEDLKEVKRAKQQSKKYGQEAGDLVNEVVHLTSISCNP
- the LOC108933427 gene encoding uncharacterized protein LOC108933427 isoform X4, with amino-acid sequence MTALLCCCCSQVGSSSEAGEREPLLLPQSAKRVPRVAPFPEDFTYIAEMFNQQQENYKTMTECLRSLKDSYHCSHGDGLSECLMKMRDEHSTLRPNLEMKGYEFSLVLSSDIVPEKLQKAQEWVKTLCLTAKAITATSTKLQEMIKWVLQSEEDFMRQVKKATPNFLDQRRVESNLNEDLKEVKRAKQQSKKYGQEAGDLVNEVVHLTSISCNP
- the klhl7 gene encoding kelch-like protein 7 — translated: MASAAADKGASSSKKKCEKKFAAKEEYRLLSSIMGVMNNLRKQRTLCDVILVVQGKHIPAHRVVLAAASHFFNLMFTTNMLESKSREVELKNAEPEIIELLVEFVYTARISVNSNNVQSLLDAANQYQIEPVKKMCVDFLKEQVDASNCLGISVLAECLDCPELKATADDFIHQHFTEVYKMDEFLQLDVKRVTHLLHQDTLTVRAEDQIYDAAIRWLKYDEPNRQQYIVDILAKVRFPLVSKNFLSKTVQAEPLIQDNPECLKMVISGMRYHLLSPEDREELGESSRPRRKKHDYRIALFGGSQPQSCRYFNPKDYSWTDIRCPFEKRRDAASVFWDNVVYILGGSQLFPIKRMDCYNVVKDCWYSKLGPPNPRDSLAACASKGKIYTSGGSEVGNSALNLFECYDTRTESWQNKPSMLMPRCSHGMVEASGLIYVCGGSLGNNVSGRVLNNCEVYDPNTEEWRELCGMREARKNHGLVFVNDRIYAVGGQNVIGGLDSVEYYDIAMNEWRMASPMPWKGVTVKCAAVGSVIYVLAGFQGVGRLGHILEYYTETDKWVACSKVRAFPVTSCLICVVDTCGANEEDTLQGESQQSSSTSSSA